The genomic stretch ccctagaaaactaatacagatagAGCTGAGAGTGCTGTACAGAAAGGGAAGAATGACACTTAGATCACATAGGAGCTAATCACAATACTCTAGTGAAAGGCAATGAGTTCCCACAGTAGGTAAGACTAGAGGAAATgctaagaaaaagacataaagaatTGTTATGGTAGAAGGAATTAAATGTGTGAAGTTAGGGGGAAGAAGAGTGAAAAACAATGACAAGATTTCAATCCTAGGTGACTTGGAAGATGGTGGCAGCATTAATCAATAGGTAAAAATCAATATGACAAGAAGCTTTAGcaaaagaatatttcattttagtgAAACGGTCTTCTCTACGATTATGCAATTGATGTGTTCCTAAGAACACTTGCATTAACATGTTTAATGGAGGGAAAAGAGAGTTTAGGGGCTTGACTTTCAGGCCTAAAAGGATACATTTTTTTATGTAGGAATTTCAAtaataaattccaaaataaatttaCACAAAGATAAATGATGGTTGTAAGTATATGGCTATGAAATCTACACATTTCTAAACAAGTCCTACCCTTGACTACCCTTGACTACCCCCAGCTCTGCTCCAGAGTAATCACTTGTGTTTATTACAGGCATTAAGACTATCATTATCACAATTTTTATACTAGATTGTCACTTTGATCATccatttttataataaagcaCAGAACAACTTACACAAAGCAATTGTGTTTGCTTATAATAGATTCTCACCTGTGCTGATGGGAGCTTGTTCCCAATCCTAACTGTTTTATAATCTGAAGTGTGCAATACAAACCCTGATTAATAAATCACATCCCTGATTAATAAATTACACTATGGCCAATTTGAGTTTTGAAAATTTCTTTGAATTTGATTATAAGACATCTTTTTGGAAATGCCCATGAGGCAGTTAAATATAGGAAAGTGGAGTATATGAAAGAAGTTGGATCTTAATCAGTGAAGACCTCATTTTCATAAAAGCTACACGATGCCCTCTAGATATGGGACCATTTATAAATTCCTAAGCACAAGCTGTAgcttcctaaaaataaaaagaggcagAGTGATATTTACCAAGGCTAAGGTCAAATTGCAGAGCCCACTTTTACTGAAGGCAGAGGGCAGCTGTAGAGGGCACCAGACTGGGTCTCCACCCCAATGTGCCAACCATTCATTCTTGCCATTCAGTTGGTTATCAGTACATTCCCTTGAGTCTCACAAGCTTTCTGactcccagattttttttttaatgattaaaacttttaaaaaatttttattggagtatagttgattcacaatgttgtgttactttctgctatacagcaaagtgaaccagttatacatatacatatatccctcttTTTTAGAGTCttctcccatataggtcattacagagtattgagcagagttcctgtgctatacagtaggtccttattagtagcctattttacacatagtagtgtgtatatgtcaatcccaatctcccaatctatccctcccccctttccccccggtaaccataagattgttttctacatctgtaactctatttctcttttgtaaataagttcatttgtaccatttttaaagtcaaattcCAGAGGTTGGTTATATGAATTTTCAGCTTTTACTGTAGTTGTATTATTTTAAGAAGTATCATATAAGAGAAAAGGGTagaaaattttacctttttagaGAATTTATGGGATATAGCACTTTGGTAAGCACTTATAAGCATTTGTAGGGAAAAGTCAAAGCACATGGAATCCCTAAGTGGAAgatacagaggaaataaaaaggtcTAGAGATATTGCTCTACATAACTAAGTTATGAACTCCATGAGGAGCAGAAGTCACAACCATATAACCAGTACCCAGCAAAGAAGCTGGAATGTTAGATGTACCCTAACGtttgtggaaggaagggagggaggaagggaggaaggaaaggagggagtgaTTTGGTTTTGAGTTGAATGTGATAATGTCCCAGGGACAATGGCCAAGGAACTTCTTTAtgtctaaaatttaattttgagttgttttcatcACTAAAGTATAAGTATCATCTATGCATCCAGACTTTCAGTAAAGTCTGTTCGATACACAAATGCCTGTGTAAGTAGATTTTGTGGAAATCAAGGAAAGCAAACAGTGCTATGGTGTCTGAATTATTACAGTCTGAACAGAAACAGAGTATAGACTAGgaagaagatcaataaaatgaactAATTCTTCTAAAGTAAAAGTTCAGAGCCAGAGAAGATTAGGAAATAAAACAGTAAGTCACCATCCTCCAACCTCTCCACCCTTGGATTCCTCAGCAATGCTAGGAGTAGCCAGGATTCccaccaaagaagaaaaatggtgaAAGCCAATTTCACTTCAATATCAAATGACAGGATGCCTCAGTGATACCTGGGATGCACACTTATTGTCTCAGTTTATTCCTGAAACAGAGGCATACGATGGTGTCATtatctttgttttacagatgagctaAGGTTTAGGGAGCTTAACAAACATGCAGCCAAGGGGCagaaaccaggatttgaaccaaagTCCCTTGAACTGCTTCCCCACAGCTACAGACTATTACATACAAGACATATTTCTGGGTCCTAGaccaagaagagaaagaaatcatcATTGCTCTATCTTTTAAAAGACTGTACTCAAAGACAAACtttgaaattttacaatttattatgaaataaagCAAAGAATGGAGAGAACTTTCAAAGTTCAAGTACAAATAGAATAGCTCTTATAGCAAAATAGATGATTccccaaacagaaataaaagcaaggaaATAGCTTGGCAGGATACCTACAATACCCTTGGATGTTCACACCATCACAATAAATAGCCCAAGCAAAAGTTCACTCATCTCAGTCTATAAAATCTATGTTATTAAATATTACTACTACATGAATCTTAAAGATGATTAGCtgtctaaagaaaaagaaaaaacaaggcaTCTCTGTTCTAGTAATTTTTactgaaaactggaaagctaaagaaaaaaacatgaacaaAAGAATTATTAATAAATGTGTAAGCCTCTGAAAAACTTCAGATTTTCCAAATCATATGTGAAGTGACCGAAATAAACAACATGAGAGTTCAGTAAATGACAGCTTTGAATGGGCCATCTAGGGTTCTCCTAGTGATTTCCATTATAGAGTAAACCAGAGCATTTCTGAAAGctagtgttatttttaaaaagagtcatgaaaCCAATGTATAGTAAAAGCTATGACTTGCTTTAATGAGATAGTACAGTGAGTCACACATACTAACATTTCTTTGATTAGAGGGAACATTTTTTCTAAGAGTAGAGTCAGTaataggaagaaatgaaaattttccttCCAGAAATTGTCCATACGTTTTGCCTCTCTGAAAAACTGTtagtgaaataagaaaaacattttgtgcTGACAAAAGAAGTGGATGGTCAGATTCTCCACAAGGCACTAAGCACCTCTGTTATGAGAAAAGGCACCCATTGCTCCTGGCAGGCACACCTCATGTGCCTccattttctgtaaaaaaaaaaaaaaaaaaaaaatttccctattGTTTGTCCTTGAGCAACTCTGAAAAGGAAATACAGAGATGTGTTTCTGGACATAACAGAGAATGAGGACAAAAGGAAACCAACTGGCGGTCAGTTCTCACTTTCTAAAAAAGGCAGAAGGAGTTAGCATGTTGACCACCAGTCCAGATGGCTTGTTTTATCTGCATGTGGGCTCCAATTGAAAGCAAGCACAAAATAAGGCTCTAAGTATTAAAATAAACCAACATGtgtttgaaatttgtttttaagtcttCCCTGCCCAGATTAACTAAAACTCAGAACTTTAGTTTACTCAGAACATGTTTGGGGGTCTACCAATACACAGCAGCAAGTGAGGGAACTAGAAAGCTACAGCCACCTTTTTGATGCCATAAACCTCAGGGCCTAGAAACTGACTTCTtcatccttcctccttctccctgcctcccatcTAATCATGGAGGAATCCTTTGCAAAGTTTTCCACTGTGGTCCTCTGATGAAGTAAGACTCTGAACCTCTAACTGACTCCATTGTCCCCTTCGCTGTACAATTCCCCAAACTACCTGGTTTCTCAGGTAACATTTCTTTGTCCTGCATGGAAATTATTCTGCAAGTCCataaaaaatgggggaaatataGAGGACTATTCTCTCTACTTGAGTACATGTCCAAAGACTCTCTAACCAAGTAAAATATAAGATAATCCCTTGTTTGTCATTAAACACAGTGACTGAAACCATACTCCAttcttggaaaagaaaatcagaccTAATCAGCAAAGAATGATTCACAGACAGCAAAAATTCTTGCAGATAAAGAACTCTCCTGAGACGTACATTTGCAATGCCAAGTAATTAAGGTTTATTGAGAAATACAGAGCGAAACAGGTTCCCTTTTTCCGAGGCACAAAAACAAGCCAGAAGACAAAGCAACTAGGTCAAAACATGTCAAAGCCACTAGAGACTGGGCATAGGTGGTAAGTTTCTGGAAACATCCAGAGGTATACATGCCACCAGTGATCAAACCCCTAAAACAAGATAGGTGCTGGCCAGAAAAATGTTAGATTGCCAAAGTCAGCTTATTCAAGCCTGGCAGCCAGCAATCAGACAGTTAGAACAGGGGGTCAGCAATGAAGAGTTATTCAGGGACAGGCAGCTTGTTGGAAGATCCTGGAAACACAGCTGGCAGGTCACAGAGTCTTGATTCGTTCACGGGCCCCTGCAAACTCAGCAAAGTCTTCGGCAGCTGGACACGCAGGACTGCTGGTACATCCTGGAGACCCCGCAGGCTGGTTGGCAGATGGTGGAGACTCCTCCCACCGGCTGGCAGACAGTGGAGACACTTTTCACTGGTTGGCACACAGTAGAGATGCCGCCCAGGGGCTGACAGCCACTGGAGACAAAGGTGAGCGGCCGGCTGCAGGGAGTTGAGCAAGGTTGGAGACACAAGTGGTCTTCCGAGAGCAGGTCACCTGGACAGGGCTGGAGACACAAGGAGTTGACTGGTAGCAGGTTGGCTGGCAAGCAGTGGGCTCGCAGCAGGTCTTCTGACAGTGGTCCAGGAGCCAGGAGCCAGTTTGGAAGGAGCTGGGCAAATAGATGCCACTCAGGCAGTCGACATCCGGGGTAGAAACTGTGGCAACTGGGGCCACTGGCACAGTGTACTGTCCTCCAATCAGCCTGGAAGAGCGTTTCTTTGTGGAGCAGTTGTAGGACATGGTGCCGGACGGAGAGATGTGAGTAACTTGCAGAAACTGGCTCCTGAACTGTAAATGCCACCTCAGGCTCCCGAGCTTTTATATATccttgctggtgggtggggctcccAGCCCAGTCTTCCTGGCTTCCTTGGCTCACACTGGCTTGCCTTAGAACATCTTGTGACTCTCCAGGTTAATTGTCTCTTGAGAAGCCTTCATCCTCATAAAGAAAGTTTAGTAGTTTGGTAACTAAATCATAGGCTTCTGGACTGTACTTAGTCCCAGGATTAAGAAGGTTGGTTGACAGCTTCAAAGTTATTGGTCATCCCAGCCCACACTTCATCCTTCGTTCATTTTGCTTGGATACAATGAGTGTCCATCTGACAGTAACATCAAATATGCCACCATTCCACCATGACACTCTCTCCCTTCTGACTGGGACTAATTACACACCCACATGGAGTTTGGGTTGTTGTTGATACTTAATGTTTTAGGCATAACTTAATCAGTCACCCTCCCATAGCTAACGGAGCTTCTAATGAACAAGGAACATTCTTGAATATGCTtcaaaatgacaatgacaacacCTGTCAGGAAAGAGGACACAAAGACATATCCAGAGTATAAACTGGCTTGGAAAATCAATTAGGTGATCAGAGCAAGATGCCCCTAGGAAGGTTAGAGGGCAGTGGGACTCGCTTTTTATGTCTAAGCAGCAAAGCAAATCGGAAGCTAATTAAGTGGGACTGCATTTGTAGCCAagtttctttctaaataaattgGATGAGCTTTATTCCTAAAATGTTTAATCTTGTAACAATGGATAAGAGTGGCTCATAACACTCATCAATATGCCAGTGGAACAGgcttagttaattttttaaattattataacgTTAATTTGAAAGGGTAGGGTGTCTTTCTCCCAAGACGCTCAATAtattcaaaagatatttattttcacaCAAAAACATAAGATAGGATGCACTTTTATTATGAACAAACCAAAGGCTCTTTAAGGTCACTGTCTCCATCAAGGATAAGGGAAGGAGAAAGTGGGAGAAAGCAGGccgtttttttgtgggtttttttgtttttgttttattttttgttaatctAACAAAGTAAGTTTATTGGATTTAATGCAGTTTGAGAGaataccattttacagataatagtgtgttaaaaagaaaaatacattgaagATATTTATAGGATTTTAGGGTCTGGGtaggaattttaaaacattctataCGTGGtggacatttgtatatctttcttggaaaaatatttattctagtCCTCTgatcaatttttaataaaattatctttttctttgctattgatatgtatcagtttcttataaattttagatattaattccttatcagacatatggtttgcaaatattttctcccaatccataGG from Pseudorca crassidens isolate mPseCra1 chromosome 5, mPseCra1.hap1, whole genome shotgun sequence encodes the following:
- the KRTAP11-1 gene encoding LOW QUALITY PROTEIN: keratin-associated protein 11-1 (The sequence of the model RefSeq protein was modified relative to this genomic sequence to represent the inferred CDS: inserted 1 base in 1 codon), with translation MSYNCSTKKRSSRLIGGQYTVPVAPVATVSTPDVDCLSGIYLPSSFQTGSWLLDHCQKTCCEPTACQPTCYQSTPCVSSPVQVTCSRKTTCVSXPCSTPCSRPLTFVSSGCQPLGGISTVCQPVKSVSTVCQPVGGVSTICQPACGVSRMYQQSCVSSCRRLC